One Halomonas sp. THAF5a genomic region harbors:
- a CDS encoding TRAP transporter small permease subunit translates to MAQSRELPGIIAWLDRASERLGTSLSWLILAMMLIQFLIVVLRYAFSVNSIPMQESVMYLHATVFLLAAGYTLKHDGHVRVDIFYRAMTPKRKALVDLAGTLLLLLPVMGFVILASLGYVGKAWAILEGSPDSGGIPGVFLLKTLIPLFAGLMILQGLVEAVKNVYVLTGRLAATHDDETHEEHL, encoded by the coding sequence ATGGCCCAATCCCGAGAGTTACCGGGCATCATCGCCTGGCTCGACCGCGCCTCGGAGCGGCTCGGCACGAGCCTCTCCTGGCTGATCCTTGCGATGATGCTCATCCAGTTCCTGATCGTGGTGCTGCGCTACGCCTTCAGCGTCAACAGCATCCCCATGCAGGAGTCGGTGATGTACCTGCACGCCACGGTGTTCCTGCTGGCCGCCGGCTACACCCTCAAGCATGACGGCCATGTGCGGGTCGATATCTTCTATCGGGCGATGACGCCGAAGCGCAAGGCGCTGGTCGACCTCGCCGGCACCCTCCTGCTGCTGCTGCCGGTGATGGGCTTCGTAATCCTCGCGAGCCTCGGTTACGTCGGCAAGGCCTGGGCGATCCTCGAGGGCTCACCCGACTCCGGCGGCATTCCCGGGGTCTTCCTGCTCAAGACGCTGATCCCGCTGTTCGCCGGCCTGATGATCCTCCAGGGCCTGGTCGAGGCGGTGAAGAACGTCTACGTGCTGACCGGGCGCCTGGCCGCCACCCATGACGACGAGACCCACGAGGAGCACCTCTGA
- a CDS encoding TRAP transporter large permease subunit, which yields MLEFMPLILFVVICLVLMAGYPVALSLAGTALAFAGLGLGLESLGIDAHFDAGYLGAFPNRLYGIMTNQTLLAVPLFVLMGVLLEKSRVAETLLEAMALLFGSLRGGLGISVTLVGMLLAASTGIVGATVVTMGLMSLPTMLKRGYSMPLATGTICATGTLGQIIPPSIALVLLGDVLSSAYQQAQLSMGIFSPKTVSVGDLFMGALVPGLVLVVFYIVYVALVAWWKPDAAPAVDRRELMEELGHEGGLGLLLLKGLVPPIVLIVVVLGSILGGFATPTEASAVGAFGALMLALAYRRLDLATLKEVLRSTTHVTTMVFLILIGAALFSLVFRAYGGEELVTHLFDNMPGGVVGATIIVMLVIFLLGFILDFIEITFVVVPIVGPILLAMGLDPIWLGIMIAINLQTSFLTPPFGFALFYLRGVAPESVPTSAIYKGVMPFIALQLAMLLALAFLPGLATWLPDQF from the coding sequence ATGCTGGAGTTCATGCCGCTGATTCTCTTCGTCGTCATCTGCCTGGTGCTGATGGCCGGCTACCCCGTCGCGCTGTCGCTGGCCGGCACCGCGCTGGCCTTCGCCGGGCTCGGTCTCGGGCTCGAGTCGCTGGGCATCGATGCCCACTTCGATGCCGGCTACCTGGGCGCCTTCCCCAACCGCCTCTACGGCATCATGACCAACCAGACCCTGCTGGCGGTGCCGCTGTTCGTGCTGATGGGCGTGCTGCTGGAGAAGTCCCGGGTCGCCGAGACCCTGCTCGAGGCCATGGCCCTGCTGTTCGGCTCGCTGCGCGGGGGCCTGGGCATCTCGGTGACCCTGGTCGGCATGCTGCTGGCCGCCTCCACCGGCATCGTCGGCGCCACCGTGGTCACCATGGGCCTGATGTCGCTGCCGACCATGCTCAAGCGCGGCTACAGCATGCCGCTGGCCACCGGCACCATCTGCGCCACCGGCACCCTGGGCCAGATCATCCCGCCCTCCATCGCCCTGGTGCTGCTGGGCGACGTGCTCTCCTCCGCCTACCAGCAGGCGCAGCTCTCCATGGGCATCTTCAGCCCCAAGACGGTCTCGGTGGGCGACCTGTTCATGGGCGCGCTGGTACCCGGCCTGGTGCTGGTGGTGTTCTACATCGTCTACGTCGCCCTGGTCGCCTGGTGGAAGCCCGACGCCGCGCCGGCCGTCGACCGCCGCGAGCTGATGGAGGAGCTCGGCCACGAGGGCGGCCTCGGCCTGCTGCTGCTCAAGGGGCTAGTGCCGCCCATCGTGCTGATCGTGGTGGTGCTGGGTTCGATCCTCGGCGGCTTCGCCACCCCCACCGAGGCCTCGGCGGTGGGCGCCTTCGGCGCGCTGATGCTGGCCCTGGCCTATCGCCGCCTGGACCTCGCCACCCTCAAGGAGGTGCTGCGCTCCACCACCCACGTCACCACCATGGTGTTCCTGATCCTGATCGGTGCGGCGCTGTTCTCGCTGGTGTTCCGCGCCTACGGCGGCGAGGAGCTGGTCACCCACCTGTTCGACAACATGCCGGGCGGCGTGGTCGGGGCCACGATCATCGTGATGCTGGTGATCTTCCTGCTCGGCTTCATCCTCGACTTCATCGAGATCACCTTCGTGGTGGTGCCGATCGTCGGGCCGATCCTGCTGGCCATGGGCCTCGACCCCATCTGGCTCGGCATCATGATCGCCATCAACCTGCAGACCTCCTTCCTCACACCGCCCTTCGGCTTCGCGCTCTTCTACCTGCGCGGCGTGGCGCCGGAGTCGGTGCCCACCTCGGCGATCTACAAGGGCGTGATGCCGTTCATCGCGCTGCAGCTGGCCATGCTGCTGGCCCTGGCCTTCCTCCCCGGGCTCGCCACCTGGCTGCCCGACCAGTTCTAG
- a CDS encoding TRAP transporter substrate-binding protein, translating to MQPKALAIAVGAAGLMLAAGTAQAQETFEWKMVTSWPKNFPGVGQGPERLATLVEEMSDGRLTIEVFGAGQLVPGFEVFDAVAGGTAELGHSASYYWKGKAPAAQFFAAVPFGMNAQEMNAWLHHGDGLTLWNELYDDFGVDVMAAGASGVQMGGWYNKEISSVDDLDGLKMRMPGLGGEVMNRMGVAIVNMPGGEIFTSLQSGAIDATEWIGPYNDLAFGLHQAAEYYYYPGWHEPTVMFEAIVNEEAMASLPADLQAILRTAVRDVNADVLDEYTARNNDALETLVNEHDVELRRLPADVLAQAKEHSADVVAELAESSEMARKIHDSYRAFQDKVVNYHAISEQAYYNARNPEGDTTGE from the coding sequence ATGCAACCGAAAGCACTCGCCATCGCCGTCGGCGCCGCCGGCCTGATGCTGGCCGCGGGTACCGCCCAGGCCCAGGAGACCTTCGAGTGGAAGATGGTCACCTCCTGGCCGAAGAACTTCCCGGGCGTCGGTCAGGGGCCCGAGCGGCTGGCCACCCTGGTCGAGGAGATGTCCGACGGTCGCCTGACCATCGAGGTGTTCGGCGCCGGGCAGCTGGTGCCGGGCTTCGAGGTGTTCGATGCCGTCGCCGGCGGCACCGCCGAGCTGGGCCACTCCGCCTCCTACTACTGGAAGGGCAAGGCGCCGGCCGCCCAGTTCTTCGCCGCCGTGCCCTTCGGCATGAACGCCCAGGAGATGAACGCCTGGCTGCACCATGGCGACGGCCTGACGCTGTGGAACGAGCTGTATGACGACTTCGGCGTCGACGTCATGGCCGCCGGCGCCTCGGGCGTGCAGATGGGCGGCTGGTACAACAAGGAGATCAGCTCCGTCGACGACCTGGACGGCCTGAAGATGCGCATGCCGGGCCTCGGCGGCGAGGTGATGAACCGCATGGGCGTGGCCATCGTCAACATGCCGGGCGGCGAGATCTTCACCTCCCTGCAGTCCGGCGCCATCGACGCCACCGAGTGGATCGGTCCCTACAACGACCTCGCCTTCGGCCTGCACCAGGCCGCCGAGTACTATTACTATCCGGGCTGGCACGAGCCGACGGTGATGTTCGAGGCGATCGTCAACGAGGAGGCCATGGCGTCACTGCCCGCCGACCTGCAGGCGATCCTGCGTACCGCCGTGCGCGACGTGAACGCCGACGTGCTTGACGAGTACACCGCGCGCAACAACGACGCCCTCGAGACCCTGGTCAACGAACACGACGTGGAGCTGCGCCGCCTGCCGGCCGACGTGCTGGCCCAGGCCAAGGAGCACTCCGCCGACGTGGTCGCCGAGCTCGCCGAGTCGAGCGAGATGGCCCGGAAGATCCACGACTCCTACCGGGCCTTCCAGGACAAGGTCGTGAACTATCACGCCATCTCCGAGCAGGCCTACTACAACGCCCGCAACCCGGAGGGCGACACCACCGGCGAGTAG
- a CDS encoding YqaA family protein, with protein sequence MLMLFLVALASATLLPGGSEVWLARLWCQGEPGWWLWGVASVGNTLGSLVNVGLGRYARHFQGRRWFPVSAGGLARAERWYRRFGEWSLLAAWAPVIGDPLTVLAGVLRLPWWRAVLLIAVAKGARYALVLWLAEAWLAPLCT encoded by the coding sequence ATGCTGATGCTGTTCCTGGTGGCGCTGGCCAGCGCCACCCTGCTGCCCGGCGGCTCCGAGGTGTGGCTGGCGCGGCTCTGGTGCCAGGGCGAGCCGGGATGGTGGCTGTGGGGCGTGGCGAGCGTCGGCAACACCCTGGGCAGCCTCGTCAACGTGGGCCTGGGGCGCTATGCCCGCCACTTCCAGGGGCGCCGCTGGTTTCCGGTCTCGGCGGGCGGGCTTGCGCGCGCCGAGCGCTGGTACCGGCGCTTCGGCGAGTGGAGCCTGCTGGCGGCCTGGGCGCCGGTCATCGGCGACCCGCTCACCGTGCTGGCCGGGGTCCTGCGCCTGCCCTGGTGGCGGGCGGTCCTGCTGATCGCCGTGGCCAAGGGCGCGCGCTACGCCCTGGTGCTGTGGCTCGCCGAGGCCTGGCTGGCCCCGCTCTGCACGTAA
- the thiD gene encoding bifunctional hydroxymethylpyrimidine kinase/phosphomethylpyrimidine kinase, translating to MATPRSIPNTLTIAGSDPSGGAGIQADLKTFSALGSYGTSVITALTAQNTRGVTGVHPVPADFIAAQLDTLLDDIAIDAVKIGMVASREVAETIREGLAARRPPWVVLDPVMVAKSGDTLVDDAGIAAVRDCLVPLADLITPNLPEAAVLLDRPVPTDRAGMQALAPALRELSAGAVLLKGGHLRGEACPDLLITADRLAWLEAPRIATANLHGTGCTLSSAITARLALGDALPEAVAAAKAWLSQALAQSHRLAVGEGHGPVHHFHAWW from the coding sequence ATGGCCACCCCCCGCTCGATCCCCAATACCCTGACCATCGCCGGCTCCGACCCGTCCGGCGGCGCCGGCATCCAGGCCGACCTCAAGACCTTCTCGGCCCTGGGCAGCTATGGTACCAGCGTGATCACCGCGCTGACCGCGCAGAACACCCGCGGCGTCACCGGAGTGCACCCGGTACCGGCCGACTTCATCGCCGCCCAGCTCGACACCCTGCTCGACGACATCGCCATCGACGCGGTGAAGATCGGCATGGTGGCCAGCCGCGAGGTGGCCGAGACGATCCGCGAGGGCCTCGCCGCCCGCCGGCCGCCCTGGGTGGTGCTCGACCCGGTGATGGTGGCCAAGAGCGGCGACACCCTGGTGGACGACGCCGGCATCGCCGCGGTGCGCGACTGCCTGGTGCCGCTGGCCGACCTGATCACCCCGAACCTGCCCGAGGCGGCGGTGCTGCTCGACCGCCCGGTGCCCACCGACCGCGCCGGCATGCAGGCGCTGGCCCCCGCGCTGCGCGAGCTGAGCGCCGGGGCGGTGCTGCTCAAGGGCGGCCACCTGCGCGGGGAGGCCTGCCCGGACCTGCTGATCACGGCCGACCGCCTGGCGTGGCTGGAGGCGCCGCGCATCGCCACCGCCAACCTGCACGGCACCGGCTGCACGCTCTCCTCGGCGATCACCGCACGCCTGGCCCTGGGCGACGCCCTGCCCGAGGCGGTGGCCGCCGCCAAGGCCTGGCTGTCCCAGGCACTGGCGCAGAGCCACCGCCTCGCGGTGGGTGAGGGACACGGCCCGGTGCACCACTTCCACGCCTGGTGGTAG
- a CDS encoding universal stress protein, producing MSQTLLFASDLSAENRAAFARAVRLAVESGARLDIIHVLDPYLPHRVLHDLEAAVVADLHATLTDLREDYALPEPQSLIQTMAGAPYAEIIREAHERQADMIILGAHRKRGQPDLVAGTTLARVLRSAPCPVLSVSHLATQAWQDILVPVDFSLTSRHTLRETLKRFPEARLTLLHAWDIPGERELGSNGDFARWRDREVERLRTQLERETEQLMSELDDVPELELVLEQGDPLEVLMTRLRRQPPDLLALGSRGQPGRQSQITERLLAEPHCDIMLCRAW from the coding sequence ATGAGCCAGACCCTGCTGTTCGCCAGCGACCTCTCCGCCGAGAACCGCGCCGCCTTCGCCCGCGCCGTGCGCCTCGCGGTGGAGAGCGGTGCCCGCCTCGACATCATCCATGTGCTCGACCCCTACCTGCCGCACCGCGTCCTTCACGACCTGGAGGCGGCCGTGGTGGCGGACCTCCACGCCACCCTCACCGACCTGCGGGAGGACTACGCGCTGCCCGAGCCCCAGAGCCTGATCCAGACCATGGCCGGCGCCCCCTACGCCGAGATCATCCGCGAGGCCCACGAGCGCCAGGCCGACATGATCATCCTCGGCGCCCACCGCAAGCGCGGGCAGCCCGACCTGGTGGCCGGCACCACCCTGGCCCGGGTGCTGCGCAGCGCCCCCTGCCCGGTGCTCTCGGTCAGCCACCTGGCGACCCAGGCGTGGCAGGACATCCTGGTACCGGTGGACTTCTCGCTGACCTCGCGGCACACCCTGCGCGAGACCCTCAAGCGCTTCCCGGAGGCGCGCCTGACCCTGCTGCACGCCTGGGACATCCCCGGCGAGCGCGAGCTGGGCTCGAACGGCGACTTCGCCCGCTGGCGCGACCGCGAGGTGGAGCGGCTGCGCACCCAGCTCGAGCGCGAGACCGAGCAGCTGATGAGTGAGCTCGACGACGTCCCGGAGCTCGAGCTGGTGCTCGAGCAGGGCGATCCCCTGGAGGTGCTGATGACGCGCCTGCGTCGCCAGCCGCCGGACCTGCTCGCCCTGGGCAGCCGCGGTCAGCCGGGCCGCCAGAGCCAGATCACCGAGCGCCTGCTCGCCGAGCCCCACTGCGACATCATGCTCTGTCGCGCCTGGTAG
- a CDS encoding chalcone isomerase family protein, whose translation MPLFLARVLLLLAALGAALPIVATASSTPGPVVIEGARFPATLEVGERRYERIGHGLFRYMIWDAYAGAYYQAAGYPRPAPQSDVPRRLELEYFHAIEAGDFAEATRERVRKALPGDEFTRLEPRLAAFNGRYRDVRPGDRYALGWDGEALTLTLNGETLYSGGDPALANALFGIWLGDDPLGDDFRDALLGR comes from the coding sequence ATGCCCCTGTTCCTGGCCCGCGTCCTCCTGCTGCTCGCGGCCCTGGGCGCCGCGCTGCCCATTGTCGCCACGGCCTCGTCCACACCGGGCCCCGTCGTGATCGAGGGCGCCCGCTTCCCCGCCACCCTGGAGGTCGGCGAGCGCCGCTACGAGCGCATCGGCCACGGCCTCTTCCGCTACATGATCTGGGACGCCTACGCCGGCGCCTACTACCAGGCGGCGGGCTACCCCCGCCCGGCGCCGCAGTCCGACGTGCCTCGCCGTCTGGAGCTCGAGTACTTCCACGCCATCGAGGCCGGCGACTTCGCCGAGGCGACCCGCGAGCGGGTGCGCAAGGCCCTGCCCGGCGACGAGTTCACCCGCCTCGAACCGCGCCTTGCCGCCTTCAACGGCCGCTACCGCGACGTCCGCCCCGGCGACCGCTACGCCCTGGGCTGGGACGGCGAGGCCCTGACCCTCACACTGAACGGCGAGACCCTCTACTCGGGGGGCGACCCGGCGCTCGCCAATGCGCTGTTCGGCATCTGGCTGGGCGATGACCCGCTGGGCGACGACTTCCGGGACGCCCTGCTGGGGCGCTGA
- the dtd gene encoding D-aminoacyl-tRNA deacylase, protein MKALIQRVRRASVEVDEREVGAIGPGLLALVGVEKGDDEAAADRLLHKLLHYRVFADADGKMNRNLQQAEGGLLLVSQFTLAADTRKGLRPSFSSAAPPAEGERLFHYLLDRARAAWPQVASGEFAADMQVALVNDGPVTFLLEG, encoded by the coding sequence ATGAAGGCCCTGATCCAGCGCGTGCGACGCGCCAGCGTGGAAGTGGACGAGCGTGAAGTGGGCGCCATCGGCCCGGGGCTGCTGGCCCTGGTGGGGGTCGAGAAGGGCGACGACGAGGCCGCGGCCGACCGGCTGCTGCACAAGCTGCTGCACTACCGGGTCTTCGCCGACGCCGACGGCAAGATGAACCGCAACCTGCAGCAGGCCGAGGGCGGGCTGCTGCTGGTCTCCCAGTTCACCCTGGCCGCCGACACCCGCAAGGGGCTGCGGCCGAGCTTCTCCAGCGCCGCCCCGCCCGCCGAGGGCGAGCGCCTCTTCCACTACCTGCTCGACCGGGCCCGGGCGGCCTGGCCGCAGGTGGCAAGCGGCGAGTTCGCCGCCGACATGCAGGTCGCGCTGGTCAACGACGGGCCGGTCACCTTCCTGCTGGAGGGCTGA
- a CDS encoding ABC-F family ATP-binding cassette domain-containing protein, whose protein sequence is MIALRQVSLQRGTQTLLEGADLTLHAGHKAGIVGPNGAGKSSLFKLLLGELAPDKGEVEMSGGQRIAHMDQEVEALERSIVDYVLDGDRELRRTEAALERAREAGEAHREAELHGAIEALDGYSAPARAAQLLVGLGFVQADLTRPLSAFSGGWRMRVNLARTLFKPSDLLLLDEPTNHLDLDALLWLEQWLARYPGTLLLISHDRDFLDAVCDHIVHFDRQSLVLYRGNYTTFERTRAEKLALQQAEAAKQQARREEIERFVARFRAKATKARAAQSRLKMLERMGDIAVAHADSPFHFTIPSADKSSHPLLVLDEARLGYRHADGHETTQLDDVKVTLLPGSRIGLLGPNGAGKSTLIKSLTGDLPLLAGRRVPGEHLAIGYFAQHQLEGLDLAATPFQHVQRLSPTAADLDIRKFLGGFGFQGDDVFAEVGRLSGGEKARLALALVAWQKPNLLLLDEPTNHLDLEMREALTEALASFEGTVIIVSHDRHLLRATVDEFWRVADHGVTPFDGDLEDYRAWLKNRLEDERREARADKAERQEAGSAPREDRKATRRAAAELREKLRPLKRDRDRAEQAMERVQAELAGVEEGLGEAELYTDPARKEELTERLGRQGELKSRLEALEQAWLEAEEALEAAEAELNGA, encoded by the coding sequence ATGATCGCACTGCGCCAAGTTTCCCTGCAACGCGGCACCCAGACCCTGCTGGAGGGGGCCGACCTGACCCTGCATGCCGGCCACAAGGCGGGGATCGTCGGGCCCAACGGCGCGGGCAAGTCCAGCCTGTTCAAGCTGCTGCTCGGCGAGCTCGCCCCGGACAAGGGCGAGGTCGAGATGAGCGGCGGGCAGCGCATCGCCCACATGGATCAGGAGGTGGAGGCCCTGGAGCGCTCCATCGTCGACTATGTGCTCGACGGCGACCGCGAGCTGCGGCGCACCGAGGCGGCCCTGGAGCGGGCCCGCGAGGCGGGCGAGGCCCACCGCGAGGCCGAGCTGCACGGCGCCATCGAGGCGCTGGACGGCTACAGCGCCCCGGCCCGGGCCGCCCAGCTGCTGGTGGGGCTGGGCTTCGTCCAGGCCGACCTGACGCGGCCGCTGTCGGCCTTCTCCGGCGGCTGGCGCATGCGCGTCAACCTGGCGCGCACGCTCTTCAAGCCCTCCGACCTGCTGCTGCTCGACGAGCCGACCAACCACCTGGACCTAGATGCCCTGCTGTGGCTCGAGCAGTGGCTCGCCCGCTATCCCGGCACCCTGCTGCTGATCTCCCACGACCGCGATTTCCTCGACGCCGTGTGCGACCACATCGTGCACTTCGATCGCCAGTCACTGGTACTCTATCGCGGCAACTACACCACCTTCGAGCGCACCCGCGCCGAGAAGCTGGCCCTGCAGCAGGCCGAGGCCGCCAAGCAGCAGGCCCGCCGCGAGGAGATCGAGCGCTTCGTGGCGCGCTTTCGCGCCAAGGCGACCAAGGCGCGGGCCGCCCAGAGCCGCCTGAAGATGCTCGAGCGCATGGGCGACATCGCCGTGGCCCATGCCGACTCGCCCTTCCACTTCACCATCCCCTCGGCCGACAAGAGCTCCCACCCGCTGCTGGTACTCGACGAGGCGCGCCTCGGCTACCGTCACGCCGACGGCCACGAGACGACGCAGCTCGACGACGTCAAGGTGACCCTGCTGCCGGGCAGCCGCATCGGCCTGCTGGGCCCCAACGGGGCCGGCAAGTCGACCCTGATCAAGTCGCTCACCGGCGACCTGCCGCTGCTGGCCGGGCGGCGGGTGCCCGGCGAGCACCTGGCGATCGGCTACTTCGCCCAGCACCAGCTGGAGGGGTTGGACCTCGCCGCCACGCCGTTCCAGCACGTGCAGCGCCTCTCGCCCACCGCGGCCGACCTGGACATCCGCAAGTTCCTGGGCGGCTTCGGCTTCCAGGGCGACGACGTCTTCGCCGAGGTGGGCCGCTTGTCCGGCGGCGAGAAGGCGCGGCTGGCCCTCGCTCTGGTGGCCTGGCAGAAGCCCAACCTGCTGCTGCTCGACGAGCCCACCAACCACCTGGACCTGGAGATGCGCGAGGCGCTCACCGAGGCGCTGGCGAGCTTCGAGGGCACGGTGATCATCGTCTCCCACGACCGCCACCTGCTGCGCGCCACCGTGGACGAGTTCTGGCGGGTGGCCGACCACGGCGTCACGCCCTTCGACGGCGACCTGGAGGACTACCGGGCCTGGCTCAAGAACCGCCTGGAGGACGAGCGTCGCGAGGCCCGGGCCGACAAGGCCGAGCGCCAGGAGGCGGGGAGCGCGCCCCGGGAGGATCGCAAGGCGACGCGCCGGGCGGCGGCGGAGCTGCGCGAGAAGCTGCGCCCGCTCAAGCGCGACCGCGACAGGGCGGAGCAGGCCATGGAGAGGGTCCAGGCCGAACTCGCCGGGGTCGAGGAGGGCCTCGGCGAGGCCGAACTCTATACCGACCCGGCGCGCAAGGAGGAGCTCACCGAGCGCCTGGGCCGCCAGGGCGAGCTCAAGTCGCGGCTCGAGGCCCTGGAGCAGGCCTGGCTCGAGGCCGAGGAGGCGCTGGAGGCCGCCGAGGCGGAGCTCAACGGCGCCTGA
- a CDS encoding TIGR02444 family protein, giving the protein MSHDSTQLPDALRARLLSAPLWEFALALYGRDGVEAACLTLQDEAGVDVCELLWHCWLYRHGLACEAPPDGVRHWQRDVTAPLRRLRRALKAEARTDEGVAELRATLQRAELQAEREALTRLQRLALSGTGIRPLPDPPPDPLELLAARFHLREASYLIELKMLISQLDPS; this is encoded by the coding sequence ATGAGCCATGATTCTACCCAATTGCCCGACGCTCTGCGGGCCCGTCTGCTGAGCGCCCCGCTCTGGGAGTTCGCGCTGGCCCTCTACGGGCGCGACGGGGTCGAGGCGGCCTGCCTGACGCTGCAGGACGAGGCCGGCGTCGATGTCTGCGAGCTGCTCTGGCACTGCTGGCTCTATCGCCACGGCCTGGCCTGCGAGGCCCCGCCCGACGGCGTGCGCCACTGGCAGCGCGACGTCACGGCACCGCTGCGCCGCCTGCGCCGGGCCCTCAAGGCCGAGGCCCGGACCGACGAGGGCGTCGCCGAGCTGCGCGCCACCCTCCAGCGGGCCGAGCTCCAGGCCGAGCGCGAGGCCCTCACGCGCCTGCAGCGCCTGGCCCTGAGCGGGACCGGCATCCGTCCACTTCCTGACCCGCCGCCCGACCCGCTCGAGCTTCTCGCCGCGCGCTTTCACCTCAGAGAAGCGTCATATCTTATTGAACTTAAGATGCTAATAAGCCAGCTTGACCCCTCATAG
- the dctP gene encoding TRAP transporter substrate-binding protein DctP → MKSQKLLTSAGIGALMVGMTSAAMADNWRYAHEEYEGDVQDVFAVAFKDYIEANSDHTLQIYRFGELGESDDIMEQTQNGILQFVNQSPGFTGALIPEAQIFFIPYLMPTDMDQVLKFFDESQAINEMFPELYAEQGLELLQMYPEGEMVVTANEPITSPADFENKKIRTMTNPLLAETYSAFGATPTPLPWGEVYGGLQTGIIDGQENPIFWIESGGLYEVSPHLTFTSHGWFTTAMMANQDFFEDLSDEDKALVRAASDAAYDHTIEHIQGLAEESLEKIQAASDEVTVTRLDDEQIAAFKERAPQVEEEFVDMTGERGKELLEQFKADLEAVKDDAE, encoded by the coding sequence ATGAAGTCACAGAAGCTGTTGACGAGCGCCGGTATCGGCGCCCTGATGGTTGGCATGACCTCCGCCGCGATGGCCGACAACTGGCGCTATGCCCACGAAGAGTACGAGGGCGACGTGCAGGACGTCTTCGCGGTCGCCTTCAAGGACTACATCGAGGCCAACTCCGATCACACCCTGCAGATCTATCGCTTCGGCGAGCTCGGTGAGTCCGACGACATCATGGAGCAGACCCAGAACGGCATCCTGCAGTTCGTCAACCAGTCTCCTGGCTTCACCGGTGCGCTGATTCCCGAGGCACAGATCTTCTTCATCCCCTATCTGATGCCCACCGACATGGACCAGGTGCTCAAGTTCTTCGACGAGAGCCAGGCCATCAACGAGATGTTCCCGGAGCTCTACGCCGAGCAGGGACTCGAGCTGCTGCAGATGTATCCGGAAGGCGAGATGGTGGTCACCGCCAACGAGCCGATCACCTCGCCGGCGGACTTCGAGAACAAGAAGATCCGCACCATGACCAACCCGCTGCTGGCCGAGACCTACAGCGCCTTCGGCGCCACACCGACCCCGCTGCCCTGGGGCGAGGTCTACGGCGGCCTGCAGACCGGCATCATCGACGGCCAGGAAAACCCGATCTTCTGGATCGAGTCCGGCGGCCTCTACGAGGTGTCGCCGCACCTGACCTTCACCAGCCACGGCTGGTTCACCACCGCGATGATGGCCAACCAGGACTTCTTCGAGGACCTCTCCGACGAGGACAAGGCGCTGGTGCGCGCCGCCTCCGACGCGGCCTACGATCACACCATCGAGCACATCCAGGGGCTCGCCGAGGAGTCGCTGGAGAAGATCCAGGCCGCCTCCGACGAGGTCACCGTGACGCGCCTGGACGATGAGCAGATCGCCGCCTTCAAGGAGCGTGCTCCCCAGGTCGAGGAAGAGTTCGTCGACATGACCGGCGAGCGCGGCAAGGAGCTGCTCGAGCAGTTCAAGGCCGACCTCGAGGCCGTGAAGGACGACGCGGAGTAA
- a CDS encoding TRAP transporter small permease: MTEEESEKHYRSGLPGFLGTIDTFISKLEAIILALGVLLMAFNTIANVIARFVFGDSIYFSGEINRILIIMITFAGIGYAARHGRHIRMSAIYDALPVGGRKVLMIFIALITSLVMFFLLYYSVIYILDLYDKGRILPALSFPIWIIYVWAPLGFLITGIQYLLTAIKNLTSRDVYLSTGVLDGYKDTETEV, encoded by the coding sequence ATGACCGAAGAAGAGTCCGAAAAGCATTATCGCTCGGGGTTACCGGGCTTTCTGGGCACCATCGACACCTTCATCAGCAAGCTCGAGGCGATCATCCTGGCGCTCGGCGTGCTGCTGATGGCCTTCAATACGATCGCCAACGTCATTGCCCGCTTCGTCTTCGGCGACAGCATCTACTTCTCGGGCGAGATCAACCGCATCCTGATCATCATGATCACCTTCGCCGGCATCGGCTACGCCGCCCGGCACGGCCGGCATATTCGCATGTCGGCCATCTACGATGCGCTGCCCGTCGGCGGGCGCAAGGTGCTGATGATCTTCATCGCCCTGATCACGTCGCTGGTGATGTTCTTCCTGCTCTATTACTCGGTCATCTACATCCTGGACCTCTACGACAAGGGCAGGATCCTGCCGGCACTGAGCTTCCCGATCTGGATCATCTATGTCTGGGCACCGCTCGGCTTTCTGATCACCGGCATCCAGTACCTGCTCACCGCGATCAAGAACCTGACGTCGCGGGACGTCTACCTGTCGACCGGCGTGCTCGACGGCTACAAGGATACGGAAACGGAAGTCTGA